The following nucleotide sequence is from Zea mays cultivar B73 chromosome 1, Zm-B73-REFERENCE-NAM-5.0, whole genome shotgun sequence.
CTTTTTATATATATTGTACTACTATTTATTCTTTGAGCACGTGCTTTATTTTCCCTAGCCATGCATGTTGCTTTCAAGGCCACTAGCTAGCTAGTTGAAGTTTTATATTCAACACTCCAATGATGATCGCAAAGCCACAATGTCTCTCCCTTATCCTTTGATTTATAAAAGGGGGTAAAATACGGTATTATTATTACTAGACATCTCAGCTCTCTGGACCATCACGTGTACAATTGCGACCGCTATATATCAACAAATATATGCCATGAGTGTGCAAGTGTAAGTTGTGCACACAATATACAGGGCGGTTTTGTCTTAAGCCAGCAGCTCCCCGGCCGATGGCAATAAGCTGCTTCAACGGCGGCGCCGGCTGGCCGGAGCCCGTGGTGCGCGTCCAGGCTGTGTCTGACACGTGCGGCGACACGATCCCCGAGCGGTATGTGAAGCCCCTGTCGGAGCGGCCCCGGCTCTCACCGGCCTCCGATGGCAGCGGCCCGAATATCCCAGTCGTAGACCTGTCAATGCTAGACGTGGACGCGACATCCAGCGCCGTGGCGGCGGCGTGCCGGGAGTGGGGCTTTTTCCAGGCAGTGAACCACGGCGTCCGCCCGGAGCTGCTGCGCGGCGCGCGCGCGGCGTGGCGTGGCTTCTTCCGGCAGCCCGCGGAGGTGCGCGAGCGTTACGCGAACTCGCCGGCGACGTACGAGGGCTACGGCAGCCGCCTCGGCACCGCCAAGGGCGGCCCGCTGGACTGGGGCGACTACTACTTCCTCCATCTGCTGCCGGCTTCCCTCAAGAGCCACGAGAAGTGGCCTTCCCTGCCTTCCTCCCTACggtaaaaaaaaaaaaacagacaCTGCACTGCATGCTTGCGCTCTATACTTGTATCGTCGACCAAGCTAGCACCGTTCCGTTCGGGCCCTAGTTCGTTGATCTCATTATGCATGCATGCTTGCACGGGACGTGCATGGTCGTCGTTGCAGGGGGGCAACGGAGGAGTACGGCGAGGAAGTGTTGCAGCTGTGCCGGAGGGTGATGCGGCTGCTCTCCAGCGGGCTGGGGCTGGAAGCCGGGAGACTGCAGGCGGCGTTCGGCGGAGAGGGCGGCGAAGGGGCGTGCTTGCGGGTCAACTTCTACCCGCAGTGCCCGCAGCCAGAGCTGACGCTGGGCGTAGCGGGGCACTCCGACCCCGGCGGCATGACCATGCTGCTGGTGGACGACCACGTCAAGGGCCTGCAGGTAAGGAGCCCCGACGGCCAGTGGATCGTCGTCGAACCCGTCCCCGACGCCTTCATCGTCAACGTCGGCGACCAGATCCAGGTACGCAATAATCATAATGGTCGGTCTTACATATGTGCACGTGGTATATACGTAAAAGAAAAAATCATGTCTCTTGGGGCAAAAAGAAAATAATAGACTGAATAGCGGTTATTATATTTCATAATAGAGAGAGACGATTGGCTAGTGTAATAACGACGTCGCATCGCATGTGCACCAATCTTATTAAGCCGCAAAGATATCCAGAAATTAAAAAAAACTAAACAACCAAAAGAAACACACTATATGACGAACGTAAAGACGGCGACACGTGTTCCCAGGACCAGCACGGCGGCATCAAGAAAAGAAGCGCTTCAAAACTGAGGCAGAGCGTCCCCGGATCTGATTGATCATATGTCAGGACTCAAGATTTGCGACAAAAGCATGGACCGATATGTACATATGTTGGACCATTTTTGTTTGGACATAAGCCATCCAACACATGTCCTTACCCACCAGGTACTAGTAGAATTTTCTTATGCCTTGTATCAAACTTCTAAAAATAATAGTTAGCAGTTAAAATTGGCTGAGAGATTTAGAATGAGTCAGCTAATTAATTGTTAGCTATACCTCTCAAATAGTTATTAGTTCTTAGCTATTTCAACCTACCTATATAATAACTTATTAACTAACTAGCAATTAGCTTTAGAGATTTAGAACAGAGCCTTAACATGCCAAAAATATTGCCCATACACAAAAAAAGAGGGATCTTGTGTCTGTTACGTGTGTCACAGATATAATGGCCAAGGGGAAATCAGCAGGTTATACTCCTAGTTAATGGATTTTATGTATGTTATGTGCACAGTTATAAAGATTGAtttatagggtgtttggtttcacCCAACTAAGACTTCCTTTAGAATGTAGGAATTTCACACGAATTATACTGAAATTTATAGAAAGTAGTTTATTTTCACCGAAAAGACACAAGGAACACGAGAAAAAAATTCGTACAATCCAAATCCAAAGGAGGCCTAAAATTTAGTCCCGGTCGCATCAAAAATTTGAGTAAAATTATAGGTATTAAATATATTCTAATTGTAAAACTACTTATATAGATAAAGactaagggcatgtacaatccAATTAAATGAGGTGTCTCTTATGGGATTTTTAGGGGGCCAAGTGAAAAAAAATCAAGATACAGCCTATTCGCGAAGAGCTCATCTCTACATGACTCTCTATACATAATTGTGACTTGACTACATTAATGATTTAAAGGCTCAGAGTTGTATCATGCAGTCTTTTAACTAACTCTTTTACTTGGAAAACCGAGACGAAGTCCCTCGGTTGTATCATGCTATCCCCCAGGGCCGGTCCTGAGGTTTCATAGACCCGGGGCGAAACAAAAAATTAGAGCCCTCAAAAAATTTTGAATGATAAAAgtctataatatatatatatatatatatatatacactttcTTCTAAGTACATAAGCAAAATTTTTGAATGATAAAAATCTATAATATATCAAAACAACTTCGAATCTTTCTACATATTATCTCAAAAAATTCTTTTAATGTTTCTTGATGCGAAGTCATTGATAATATTGTTGCTACCAACCTCGTCTAATAATTTTTCTCAATGTATAAAGTAGCCAATCCGTTGAGGCGATCTTGAGACATTGTTGACCTTAATAGTTCTTCAACAATTTTAACTTTAAAAAGCTTCTCTAAGCCGATGCCACAGTCACAAGCACAGTAAATAATATCCAATGAACGattgaaatatttggatacagatcTATTTGCCGAACATACTCAAAAAATCTAAGattatatatacatgtatattaCTTGGGGCCCTTCCAAAATCGGAGGCCCGGTGCGGCGGCTCCACTTGCCCCCCTCTAGGATCGGCCCTGCTATCCCCTGACTGTCTCTTGTATTTGAAAAACCGAGCCAGAATCTCTAGGTTGTATATGCCTAAAAAACAAGACAAATTTACTAAATCTAATTAAGTCTATATTTAATATTTATAATTGATATTTAAACATTTAATATGAcatgaactaaactttagtcaggtGAACCAAAGACTCCCTTAGACCCTATCAAGCAGTTTATTTATGTAGTCATCTAAAACACTAATTTATACTGTATACTACACTATTCTAAGCAGCGTGGAGTTTGGATACGGCCACGACGATGATTTAACTAgccttagagcaactccagtagttctctaaaaaATAGCTTGCTACAATCATGTTTAGCAAGTTGCTAAATAGCTATTAGAAGTAAAAAATAACTTAGTCTCCAATAGTTGCTCATATTTAGGAAGTAGTTCGATTTTGAATCTAGCTTTAGCGGCCCTGTCTCTATGAGATCTGCCTGATAATAAGGTTGAGAGCAGAGGATATGAGGGCGGAAGAAAAAAGGTCGGTCGATATGAATTATGGATGAGTGGTGGTCCGGTGACGCAACCTATGAGAAAGTTAGGTTCGACGGTGAAGGAGAAACTTGCGTCATACGTGTTTGACCTAGCTACCTCATTatgctagaaaatgaaaaaagagTGTGTTATAACTGGCTATCTCACTGTATGGGAAAGGTAAAAATAATCACGCTAGTGTGAAGAAATTGACGTCAACTGTATTTAGAGAGTTCCTACTGAGTTGCTAAATGTGGAGAGTAAATAGAGTTGAATAGCAACTAAGTAAATTTAGCAAGTCTATTTAGAGAACCATTGGAGAAGCATTTTTCTGTTCACTTCTTAAATTTAAAATTTAGAGAgttatttagagaactattggagttgctcttagctaTTAGTGTGCGCGCACTCTGCACAGCACAGCCGTGCACAAGTGGGGCCGTGGGGGTATAATAAAGGTGAGAGTGGAGTTGGACACCTGCTTGGTATTTTTGTCTCCTAGCATGACCTAGGTCTGTCTGCCTGCCCGTCTGTGTGCACTGCCCAGAGAGACGTACCGTATCTTTGCAGCTTTGCGAGACTGGACGTGCATGTCTCCTTGGATTTGTATTGATGTGCCGTTGCCATCACAGATCAAAGCAGCACATCTGCGCGATAGGCCCTGCAGAACCATTCGCTTCCAAAAGTACGCGTCCGTGCACGTGGGACGACCATCAGCGCCTCGTTTCGTCTGCTCGATCCATCTCAAGGTCGAACAGGATAACCATCCGAATTATTTTGCCTTTGGCTGACCATTCAAACTCGATCTCTTGTCGCTAGCATTCCAGTGGCCAACCAAACACTAGCTATTTTATTTTTTCGTCTATACCCTAGATATATATTAGCATAGTTTTCTCTGACTTTGGCCGACAATATCTTAAGCTATATATTATGTGTGTATATATACTGATAATACGATAGTACCAAAAATTCTTCCTTCAAATACTGTGTTAATATATAACGGCAACGACTGCTATGTAAGCGGTCATTCTTCGCAAGCCTGCAAGCAAACTATCTGATCCATTAGATTACGATCCAACCGTAggtcacatttaacacttaaacctttccaccaccagctcaataatctttataaaaaaccTCTAAAAACCATGATCGTAATCTAATAGATTATatggtttgcttgcacgcttTCAAAGAAGGACTACTTGCATAGCAGTCGTTGCCATATATAACTGCCCTCATTTATTCATTTATGTATATATCCAACCAAGAGTTAGCGGCCAAACTCTATCGGTCTGTGTAATTGAAGCCTTAAAAAATATTGTACTGCATTAGTCAAATCCCTGGCATGCACTAATAAATATCTCATCCgttcttttttttatttatcgTGTTTTACTTCAAAAATGAACCGACAAATATTATTTTGACACCTTATATTTCACAAATCACAAGTATGCGCAGCACCATGCATAATTGCATGCATGTACCTGCGGGGCAGTTCATATATATAATTGTCACGTTTGCACACTAAAATACGCATGCATGTTGTGCGCCTGCGCAGGTGCTGAGCAACGCGGCATACAAGAGCGTGGAGCACCGGGTGACGGTAAGCGCGGCAGAGGACCGGCTGTCTATGGCTTTCTTCTACAACCCGCGAAGCGACCTGCCCATCGCGCCGATGGCGGAGCTGGTGGGGCCCGACCGCCCGGCGCTGTACCCGGAGATGACCTTCGACGAGTACCGTGTTTTTATCCGGCAACGTGGTTTGGCCGGCAAGGCGCAGCTTGAGTCCCTGCAGGTCAAAGCCACCGCCGGCGGAGGAGGCTGTAGCGCTGCAGCTGCCTCCTCCACCAGCTAGCATAGCTactgagctatatatatacatatatcatCTGCA
It contains:
- the LOC100273620 gene encoding Probable 2-oxoglutarate-dependent dioxygenase At5g05600-like; the protein is MLDVDATSSAVAAACREWGFFQAVNHGVRPELLRGARAAWRGFFRQPAEVRERYANSPATYEGYGSRLGTAKGGPLDWGDYYFLHLLPASLKSHEKWPSLPSSLRGATEEYGEEVLQLCRRVMRLLSSGLGLEAGRLQAAFGGEGGEGACLRVNFYPQCPQPELTLGVAGHSDPGGMTMLLVDDHVKGLQVRSPDGQWIVVEPVPDAFIVNVGDQIQVLSNAAYKSVEHRVTVSAAEDRLSMAFFYNPRSDLPIAPMAELVGPDRPALYPEMTFDEYRVFIRQRGLAGKAQLESLQVKATAGGGGCSAAAASSTS